A single genomic interval of Aureliella helgolandensis harbors:
- a CDS encoding type II secretion system F family protein — MPEARNSVELFLVMQGECLGPAMWGIAIGLLIWIVLGQVTSVRQDASNRYERQRIETLRSKSWVFRQFEPMVLDLGKRLYGEHRHAPDSPFKRGLAVTADGIPWHLPDFWVTKTIEGVLVGLSIFALVSLTTYGAFAAIAGITTAAIYPWLAARSVVQHSARSLKILRGRLPFAIDQISLMMQAGANFEDCLRTLVSDEQGHPLAEEWAIALNEISAGRSRREALLDLRDRLGDQDVAELVFAINKGEELGTPLSRILSEQAEQLRLKRSQWGEKAAAEAEVQIVFPGMLVMLACLLVIVAPILLPAVMNILEQ, encoded by the coding sequence ATGCCGGAAGCTAGAAATTCCGTGGAGCTGTTCTTGGTCATGCAGGGCGAGTGCCTCGGCCCGGCTATGTGGGGCATTGCGATCGGGTTGCTCATTTGGATCGTGCTTGGTCAAGTGACTTCAGTTCGCCAAGATGCCTCGAATCGCTATGAGCGTCAAAGGATTGAGACGTTGCGTTCCAAGAGTTGGGTGTTTCGGCAATTTGAGCCGATGGTATTGGATTTGGGGAAACGGCTATACGGGGAGCACCGGCATGCTCCGGACAGTCCGTTCAAACGTGGACTTGCCGTGACGGCAGACGGCATTCCATGGCACTTGCCCGATTTTTGGGTAACCAAGACGATTGAGGGAGTCCTGGTTGGCTTGAGTATCTTTGCTTTGGTATCGCTGACGACTTATGGTGCGTTCGCCGCGATTGCCGGTATTACCACCGCGGCTATCTATCCTTGGCTGGCGGCTCGATCGGTAGTGCAACACTCTGCCCGTTCGCTCAAGATCTTGCGGGGGAGGCTCCCGTTCGCAATCGACCAAATCTCTCTCATGATGCAAGCTGGCGCCAATTTTGAGGACTGCTTGCGAACTCTGGTTAGTGACGAACAAGGGCATCCATTGGCCGAAGAGTGGGCCATTGCGTTGAACGAAATTTCGGCAGGCCGATCGCGCCGAGAGGCTCTGCTCGATCTGCGCGATCGCTTGGGAGATCAAGATGTCGCGGAATTGGTCTTTGCGATTAACAAAGGGGAAGAGCTCGGGACACCGCTAAGTCGCATCTTGTCGGAGCAAGCTGAGCAGCTACGGCTTAAACGGTCGCAGTGGGGAGAGAAGGCTGCTGCTGAGGCAGAGGTGCAAATTGTGTTTCCGGGCATGCTGGTCATGTTGGCCTGCTTGCTCGTGATTGTGGCCCCTATCCTGCTACCCGCTGTAATGAACATCTTGGAACAATAG
- a CDS encoding FHA domain-containing protein: MPARIEFQAGMLRGHRFAIERAVTRVGSAPHSDICIPNAEFPNHAMTLEYRDGVYRVYNRSDTAFHLSGNRLLPGEALAWPDSDVLELDNGTQLILDVDVDPRPMPVSAEDRVASQTPELENQPHSSDEIGLPVAGLPAESRPAMPKSNLIPILVICLCGLGSLGLLARHYLKDAVSSRSTLGFDEIVEFALQDEAMSEATLTRFQLAEAAVIRGHRKLAAERYGALRSYLIQNSLEHESSQAVNVPEQMIDFIEYRLSQLVH; this comes from the coding sequence ATGCCTGCTCGAATCGAATTCCAAGCCGGAATGCTCCGGGGCCACCGTTTTGCAATTGAGCGAGCCGTTACGCGGGTGGGGAGTGCTCCCCATAGCGATATCTGCATCCCTAACGCAGAGTTTCCGAATCATGCCATGACGCTCGAATATCGTGATGGGGTTTACCGCGTCTACAATCGGAGCGATACCGCGTTTCATTTGAGCGGCAATCGCTTGCTACCGGGAGAGGCGCTTGCTTGGCCAGATAGCGATGTTCTCGAGTTGGACAACGGCACGCAATTGATTCTGGATGTCGATGTTGACCCACGGCCGATGCCTGTTTCGGCGGAAGACCGCGTTGCGTCGCAGACGCCCGAATTGGAGAATCAGCCCCATTCGTCGGACGAAATCGGTTTGCCGGTGGCTGGTCTTCCCGCCGAGAGTCGGCCAGCGATGCCAAAGAGCAATCTCATTCCAATCTTAGTCATCTGTCTGTGTGGTTTGGGCAGCCTCGGCCTGTTGGCTCGACACTATCTGAAAGATGCTGTTTCCAGTCGCTCCACGTTGGGGTTTGACGAGATTGTAGAGTTCGCCCTACAGGATGAGGCGATGTCGGAGGCAACACTCACCCGATTCCAGCTCGCCGAAGCAGCGGTGATACGTGGCCATCGAAAGTTGGCCGCAGAGCGATATGGGGCGCTACGAAGCTACCTCATCCAAAATTCGTTGGAGCACGAATCCAGTCAAGCAGTGAATGTGCCTGAGCAGATGATCGATTTCATTGAGTACCGCCTAAGTCAGCTTGTGCATTGA
- a CDS encoding arylsulfatase, translating to MTHSRIPRLARLIVLTSLFVGLSVGSLSQAEERPPNFIFLLSDDVAQGDLGCYGQQLIQTPNLDRMAAEGTRYLQAYCGTSVCAPSRSSFVTGLHCGHCPVRGNYEVPPEGQFPLPAETVTIAEVLKPAGYATACMGKWGMGFLDTTGDPLKQGFDHFFGYNCQREAHSYFPKYLYRDAQKITLPGNDGKRVGATYAQDLIQQDVLKWVRQQADNPFFLFYAATLPHGRHEIDDLGIYADKPWSLAQKSYAAQITRLDHDLGELIDLLKEMQIDEHTLIIISGDNGSSFAPNSEMGSLFDQANNGLRGYKRGLYEGALRQAAIARWPGHVPAGRVAEEPWAFWDLLPTAAELAGVEVPEACNTDGKSLVEFLTGGKAPEREYFYWELHESKPIQAARFGDWKAIRNGINASVELYDLSQDGGETTDLAPKHPEQVARALQIFQEAHAEDVNWPLSGKTKERVQSEKAAWAATRSRL from the coding sequence ATGACGCATTCTCGGATTCCACGTCTTGCTAGGCTCATTGTGCTGACTAGCCTGTTTGTTGGCCTATCGGTTGGCTCGCTTAGCCAAGCTGAAGAGCGACCACCGAACTTTATCTTCCTACTGAGCGATGATGTTGCGCAAGGCGACCTGGGGTGCTACGGGCAGCAATTGATCCAGACTCCAAATCTCGACCGCATGGCGGCCGAAGGCACTCGATATTTGCAAGCCTATTGTGGGACGAGTGTTTGTGCGCCGAGCCGTTCCTCGTTTGTGACCGGGTTGCACTGCGGGCACTGCCCGGTGCGCGGGAACTACGAAGTGCCTCCCGAGGGACAATTTCCGCTGCCTGCAGAAACGGTCACAATCGCTGAAGTGCTCAAGCCGGCCGGCTACGCCACCGCCTGTATGGGAAAATGGGGGATGGGATTCTTGGATACCACCGGCGATCCTTTGAAGCAGGGATTCGATCACTTTTTCGGCTACAACTGCCAACGCGAAGCGCATTCCTATTTCCCCAAGTACTTATATCGGGATGCGCAGAAAATCACTCTCCCTGGGAACGACGGGAAACGGGTCGGCGCGACCTATGCGCAGGATTTGATCCAGCAGGATGTCTTGAAATGGGTTCGGCAACAGGCGGACAATCCGTTCTTCTTGTTCTATGCAGCTACCTTGCCCCATGGCCGGCACGAGATCGACGATCTTGGCATCTACGCCGATAAACCTTGGTCACTTGCTCAGAAATCGTATGCCGCTCAAATCACTCGGCTCGATCATGACTTGGGAGAATTGATCGATTTGCTCAAAGAAATGCAGATCGATGAGCATACGTTGATTATTATTAGTGGAGACAACGGATCGTCTTTTGCCCCCAACAGCGAAATGGGGAGTCTGTTTGACCAAGCGAACAATGGACTTCGCGGTTACAAGCGTGGGCTTTACGAAGGGGCTCTGCGTCAAGCAGCCATTGCCCGCTGGCCAGGGCACGTGCCCGCTGGTCGGGTGGCGGAGGAACCTTGGGCATTTTGGGACTTGTTGCCCACTGCGGCAGAGTTGGCAGGTGTCGAAGTTCCCGAGGCTTGCAACACTGACGGGAAATCACTCGTCGAATTCCTGACTGGTGGAAAGGCTCCTGAACGCGAGTATTTCTATTGGGAATTGCACGAGAGTAAACCAATTCAAGCAGCTCGCTTTGGGGATTGGAAAGCGATTCGCAATGGTATCAACGCTTCGGTCGAGCTGTACGATTTGTCCCAGGACGGAGGTGAAACAACCGATCTGGCTCCCAAGCATCCTGAGCAGGTCGCCAGGGCCCTGCAGATTTTCCAAGAGGCTCACGCCGAAGATGTCAATTGGCCCTTGAGCGGAAAAACTAAGGAACGCGTTCAGAGTGAGAAAGCTGCCTGGGCGGCGACGCGCTCGCGACTCTAA